The Chryseolinea soli genome contains a region encoding:
- a CDS encoding efflux RND transporter periplasmic adaptor subunit has product MKLNHFTLLLLLIATACVSNKETPHADADSAIPVSIQNLASQQLPNEILLSGSIEGKTTVNLAFMVPGKVEYISHKEGETITNGQLLSRLELTSYTLNKELSDVQVVLAKDEFTRLSLMYKAGSLSESDFTKAGMAVTQAELQKKIQEKNIADAHIYSPLNGVLLSKQTEVGEAVSAGVTLFVVADIRKVIVTAYIPEGELHQVAIGQMAEVHISALNQSFPGKVTDVGAVADMVSRAFTVKIEIDNKDLLIRPGMIAEARIAGNRNEHDILIPTESVVHDLNNQNYIYIADIKQQKAFKRKISLGRIVENKIQVVSGLSTGETIVVDGQSKLADGAHITIIK; this is encoded by the coding sequence ATGAAGCTTAATCATTTTACCTTGCTGCTGTTGTTAATTGCAACAGCATGCGTCAGCAACAAAGAGACACCACACGCAGATGCCGATAGTGCCATACCCGTTTCCATACAAAATCTGGCATCCCAACAACTACCTAATGAAATATTGTTGAGTGGCAGCATTGAAGGCAAAACAACCGTCAACTTAGCGTTCATGGTACCCGGTAAAGTAGAATACATTTCGCACAAAGAGGGCGAAACGATTACCAACGGACAGCTATTGTCCAGACTTGAACTCACTAGTTATACACTCAATAAAGAACTGTCAGATGTACAAGTGGTCCTTGCCAAAGACGAGTTCACCCGGCTTAGTCTAATGTATAAAGCGGGCAGTCTCAGCGAGAGCGACTTTACAAAAGCCGGTATGGCCGTAACGCAGGCCGAGCTGCAAAAAAAGATTCAGGAAAAAAATATTGCGGATGCACATATCTATTCTCCGTTAAACGGAGTGTTGCTTTCAAAGCAGACCGAAGTGGGCGAAGCGGTTTCTGCCGGGGTTACATTATTCGTTGTAGCGGATATCCGAAAGGTTATAGTAACCGCATATATACCCGAAGGAGAACTACACCAAGTCGCCATCGGTCAAATGGCGGAAGTGCATATCAGTGCCTTGAACCAAAGTTTCCCGGGCAAAGTAACTGACGTAGGTGCAGTGGCCGATATGGTGTCACGGGCATTCACCGTAAAAATAGAAATCGACAACAAGGATCTGCTTATACGACCCGGTATGATTGCTGAAGCTAGAATAGCAGGCAACAGGAACGAGCATGATATCTTAATTCCCACTGAATCCGTCGTTCACGATCTGAATAATCAAAACTATATCTACATAGCCGATATCAAACAACAAAAAGCTTTTAAGCGAAAAATCAGCCTTGGCCGAATTGTCGAAAACAAAATTCAGGTCGTATCCGGCTTATCGACAGGTGAAACAATCGTGGTTGACGGACAATCGAAACTAGCCGATGGCGCACATATAACCATTATCAAATAA
- a CDS encoding Crp/Fnr family transcriptional regulator: MDLLNFINSKVTLTAQECAEVEQKFQPASYTKGALLITPNNYSSKIFFIQKGLVRTFYYKDEKDITQFFFDEGTFTAPLNSIFHQISEPYGWQALEDTTVRTINYEELDPMLTRIPALQKMFFHVAIDVLTLFSIKLESLQFQTAEQRYHTMIEMYPKILLRAPLGQIASYLGITQQTLSVIRARR, encoded by the coding sequence ATGGACCTTCTCAACTTTATCAACTCAAAAGTAACACTAACCGCACAAGAATGCGCGGAAGTGGAGCAAAAATTTCAACCAGCATCCTATACAAAAGGGGCCCTCCTTATAACGCCAAATAATTACTCATCAAAAATATTTTTCATCCAAAAGGGTCTCGTCCGAACATTCTACTATAAGGATGAAAAAGATATAACCCAGTTCTTCTTTGACGAAGGCACATTTACTGCGCCCCTGAACAGTATATTTCATCAAATATCCGAACCCTATGGATGGCAAGCATTGGAGGACACAACGGTACGAACCATCAATTATGAAGAGCTCGACCCCATGCTGACGAGAATTCCAGCACTGCAAAAAATGTTTTTTCATGTTGCCATAGATGTATTAACGCTGTTCTCCATAAAATTGGAATCACTCCAATTTCAGACGGCGGAACAACGCTATCACACCATGATAGAAATGTATCCTAAGATCCTGCTACGTGCACCACTCGGACAAATAGCGTCTTACCTGGGCATTACTCAACAGACATTGAGCGTAATACGAGCAAGGCGTTAA
- a CDS encoding SDR family NAD(P)-dependent oxidoreductase: protein MFSLAKKKVVITGGASGIGRAIAETFALHEAEVHIVDVNPKLAMDVVNEIRKAGGKAHTHRCNVANHIQVKDLLTTIGDIDILINSAAVSHLGTADTTCEEDFDWLMAVNIKGTYNCIHAAIPLLRNSGGGVILNIASVAASIGLPERFAYSTTKGAITAMTLSIARDYFYENIRCNSISPASIHTPPAHALVNDTYPGQGTIDLKKLSRLQPIGRLSTPKEAASLALYLCSDEAAFITGNDYPLYWGLIKLNT, encoded by the coding sequence ATGTTTTCATTGGCCAAGAAAAAAGTTGTCATTACCGGGGGTGCAAGTGGAATTGGTCGTGCCATCGCTGAAACATTTGCTCTGCACGAGGCAGAAGTCCATATCGTGGATGTCAATCCCAAGCTCGCAATGGATGTTGTGAATGAAATACGCAAGGCGGGAGGAAAAGCACACACCCATCGATGCAACGTTGCCAACCACATCCAGGTGAAAGATTTGCTTACAACAATTGGAGATATCGACATTCTAATAAACAGTGCCGCCGTATCGCACCTAGGTACAGCCGATACGACATGCGAAGAAGACTTTGACTGGTTAATGGCGGTTAATATCAAAGGCACCTACAACTGCATACACGCTGCCATCCCGTTGCTGCGTAATTCTGGCGGTGGCGTAATTCTGAATATAGCGTCCGTTGCCGCATCAATCGGCCTCCCTGAAAGGTTCGCGTATTCTACCACAAAAGGTGCCATCACGGCCATGACCCTTTCCATTGCCCGAGACTATTTTTACGAAAATATTCGCTGCAATTCCATTTCACCGGCTAGCATTCACACGCCCCCCGCGCATGCATTGGTCAATGACACTTATCCCGGACAGGGGACAATAGACCTCAAAAAGCTGTCCAGGTTGCAACCCATCGGTCGCCTAAGCACTCCTAAGGAGGCAGCCTCGCTTGCCCTATATCTATGCAGCGATGAGGCAGCATTCATTACCGGAAATGATTACCCCCTCTACTGGGGCCTCATAAAATTGAATACTTGA
- a CDS encoding SDR family oxidoreductase — MDFLLKEKVFIVTGGAKGIGEGISRTLAREGAIPVIIGRSKADNDIVLAAIKATQGNAFCIEAELTNPEECRKAVDICVANFGRIDGLVNNAGVNDGVGLSNGNYELFINSIHKNLVHYYLMAHYALPWLIRSKGSIVNIGSKTAETGQGGTSAYAASNGGRNALTREWAVELLPHGIRVNAVIVAECYTPLYDSWIKRFPNPSEKLASITGKIPLEKRMTTADEISNMAIFLLSERSSHTTGQLIHVDGGYVHLDRSIS, encoded by the coding sequence ATGGATTTCTTATTGAAGGAGAAAGTATTCATAGTTACTGGCGGAGCAAAAGGCATCGGAGAAGGAATCTCAAGGACACTCGCCCGCGAAGGCGCCATTCCTGTCATAATTGGACGAAGTAAAGCTGATAACGACATAGTCCTAGCGGCCATCAAGGCAACCCAAGGAAACGCATTCTGTATTGAGGCGGAATTAACAAACCCAGAAGAGTGCCGAAAAGCTGTTGACATCTGCGTCGCCAACTTTGGCAGAATCGACGGCTTGGTAAATAACGCAGGCGTCAATGATGGCGTTGGACTGTCGAACGGCAACTATGAGCTTTTCATCAACAGCATTCATAAGAACTTGGTGCACTATTATCTCATGGCACACTATGCACTGCCGTGGTTAATCAGAAGCAAGGGATCAATCGTAAACATCGGAAGCAAAACCGCCGAGACTGGTCAGGGTGGAACCTCTGCATACGCTGCATCCAATGGTGGGCGGAATGCTCTGACTCGGGAATGGGCAGTCGAGCTGTTACCGCATGGCATCAGGGTTAATGCCGTTATTGTAGCAGAATGCTATACGCCCCTGTATGACTCTTGGATCAAAAGATTTCCTAATCCGTCGGAAAAGCTCGCGTCCATAACGGGCAAAATTCCACTCGAAAAAAGGATGACCACAGCCGACGAAATCAGCAACATGGCTATCTTTCTACTTTCAGAACGTTCGAGTCATACTACCGGCCAACTCATTCATGTGGACGGTGGATATGTCCATCTTGATCGATCTATATCTTAA
- a CDS encoding glycosyl hydrolase family 95 catalytic domain-containing protein, which yields MTVSNIREQPRRYLPALVVYLKTHHMRILFCFVAVFAVLSISRTTIAQNVQENTREENRADLSLWYTKPATKWVEALPLGNGRIGAMMFGIPDKELIQLNETTLWSGGPIKSDINPNAPGLLPLVRKALANGQTSKADSLVRLTQGNYTESFLPMGDISIEQDFSKGDMHDYYRGLDIATATQTTRFKVKGVAFTRESFISAPDNVMVLRFTASQAGALNMRLSASSLLQSSIAVSGHELIVAGKAPAHVDPSYLHEPREPIVYEDDSKCSGMRFQFRIRVLAGDGQVIDDKSALVIRNATNITVYVTAATSFNGFDVCPDSGGKDENKLASDAMAAAVKMPFNALRARHVADYSKYFSRVRLQIDQDGENANANLPSDLRLKAYSTGSSDHGLEALYFQYGRYLLISSSRPEGRPANLQGLWNKELRAPWSSNYTININTQMNYWPAEITNLSEMHEPLLRFIMRDLSVTGARTAKEFYGLGGWVANHNTDIWATSNPVGERKGGPQWANWPMGGAWLCRHLWEHFNFTQDLAFLKEAYPVMKESARFASQWLVLNADGYWVTSPSVSPENQYIDDKGKRQVVAVGSTMDMSITWDVFTMVIAAGKILEDKDIFVSELAAKRGKLLPLQIGKRGNLQEWSKDWEDGDLTHRHASHLYGLYPGIQISPMQSIPFASAAQRSLEIRTDVGTGWSLGWKINFWARLLDGNHSHKLLRRLLHYTEDSGTNMVDGGGTYPNFFDAHPPFQIDGNFAGTAGITEMLLQSQLNEIFLLPALPDEWGKGRVSGLRARGNFEIAIEWDQNTLTNGEVRSLIGGPCTIRTKVPIKVQGLKSTSKHEGDYYITTFKTQKGKTYTFSGQRTKS from the coding sequence ATGACCGTTAGTAACATTCGCGAACAGCCAAGGCGATATCTTCCAGCTTTGGTTGTCTATCTAAAAACTCATCACATGCGTATCTTATTTTGTTTCGTAGCAGTGTTTGCTGTTCTGTCTATCAGCAGAACGACAATCGCACAGAATGTACAGGAGAATACTCGTGAGGAGAATAGGGCTGACTTATCGCTGTGGTATACAAAGCCGGCCACCAAGTGGGTGGAGGCCCTTCCGTTAGGAAACGGGAGAATTGGTGCTATGATGTTTGGTATCCCTGATAAAGAGCTGATCCAACTGAATGAAACAACGCTCTGGTCAGGAGGTCCGATTAAGTCGGACATTAACCCGAATGCTCCTGGCCTTCTGCCACTGGTTCGCAAGGCGTTGGCAAACGGACAGACCTCCAAGGCCGACAGTTTGGTTCGTCTTACGCAGGGTAACTACACAGAGTCTTTTCTCCCCATGGGCGATATTTCAATCGAGCAAGACTTTAGCAAGGGTGACATGCATGACTATTATCGTGGCCTCGATATAGCAACGGCGACACAAACAACCCGCTTTAAGGTTAAGGGTGTAGCGTTTACGCGAGAGAGCTTTATATCAGCGCCTGACAACGTTATGGTGTTGCGATTTACGGCATCACAGGCAGGCGCGTTGAATATGAGGTTAAGCGCCAGCAGTTTGCTCCAAAGTTCGATAGCTGTTTCGGGGCACGAACTGATTGTAGCCGGCAAAGCACCTGCGCACGTTGATCCCAGTTATCTACATGAGCCTCGGGAGCCAATTGTTTATGAAGATGATTCAAAGTGTAGTGGAATGCGTTTCCAGTTTCGGATACGTGTTCTCGCGGGCGATGGTCAGGTTATTGATGATAAGTCGGCCTTAGTGATTAGAAACGCCACCAACATAACCGTATACGTTACCGCTGCCACCAGCTTTAATGGTTTTGATGTTTGCCCGGATAGCGGAGGCAAGGATGAAAATAAATTAGCGTCCGATGCCATGGCAGCTGCCGTGAAAATGCCATTCAATGCGCTTCGAGCCCGCCATGTTGCCGATTATTCGAAATATTTTTCGCGTGTGAGGCTTCAGATCGACCAGGATGGTGAGAACGCAAATGCAAACCTGCCTTCTGATTTGCGCTTAAAAGCTTATTCGACGGGAAGCTCGGATCATGGACTTGAGGCGTTGTATTTTCAGTATGGACGATACCTGCTCATTTCCAGTTCGCGACCGGAAGGACGTCCGGCTAACCTTCAGGGACTGTGGAATAAGGAGTTGCGTGCACCGTGGAGCTCCAACTATACGATTAATATCAACACGCAGATGAACTATTGGCCTGCAGAAATTACCAACCTTTCCGAGATGCATGAGCCTTTGTTGCGCTTTATCATGCGCGATCTTTCCGTCACGGGAGCGCGTACAGCCAAAGAATTCTATGGACTTGGTGGATGGGTTGCAAACCACAATACAGACATCTGGGCGACGTCCAACCCGGTGGGTGAGCGTAAGGGTGGCCCACAATGGGCGAACTGGCCTATGGGGGGTGCGTGGCTTTGCAGGCATCTTTGGGAACACTTCAACTTTACCCAAGACCTTGCATTCCTCAAGGAAGCATACCCGGTGATGAAGGAATCTGCAAGATTTGCTTCTCAGTGGCTGGTGCTAAACGCGGATGGTTACTGGGTTACTTCTCCCTCGGTGTCTCCGGAGAATCAATATATCGATGATAAAGGAAAACGCCAGGTAGTGGCAGTCGGCTCGACGATGGATATGTCCATTACGTGGGATGTGTTCACGATGGTTATTGCGGCAGGCAAGATCCTGGAGGACAAAGATATCTTTGTCTCTGAACTGGCAGCAAAACGTGGTAAACTACTTCCGCTTCAAATCGGAAAGAGGGGTAATCTGCAGGAGTGGAGTAAAGATTGGGAGGATGGAGATCTAACCCACCGGCACGCCTCCCATCTCTATGGATTGTATCCTGGGATTCAGATTTCGCCGATGCAGTCAATACCGTTTGCCAGTGCAGCTCAGCGCAGCCTAGAGATTCGGACTGACGTTGGTACCGGATGGAGCCTAGGGTGGAAGATCAATTTTTGGGCGCGCCTCCTGGATGGGAATCACAGCCACAAATTGCTGCGACGATTACTGCACTATACTGAGGACAGCGGAACGAATATGGTTGACGGAGGAGGAACCTATCCCAACTTTTTTGATGCACATCCTCCCTTTCAAATTGATGGTAATTTCGCTGGCACGGCAGGCATTACGGAGATGCTTTTACAGAGTCAGCTCAATGAGATATTTCTATTGCCTGCCCTTCCGGATGAATGGGGAAAGGGACGCGTGTCAGGACTTCGTGCGAGAGGTAATTTTGAAATTGCGATCGAGTGGGATCAGAATACGTTGACCAATGGCGAGGTAAGGTCACTGATCGGCGGGCCTTGCACGATACGCACGAAGGTGCCAATCAAAGTGCAGGGATTGAAGTCGACCAGCAAGCACGAAGGAGATTACTATATTACGACGTTTAAAACGCAGAAAGGGAAGACGTACACCTTCAGCGGACAGCGGACAAAATCATAG
- a CDS encoding RNA polymerase sigma factor has protein sequence MQTSNQSTRLSQLWDSVCQGSENCYATFHYHLYPGLISYARGLVSYEEVAEDLVQDLFVKMWVKKEQIGRIENVKGYMYRAIRSICFNHLKSAKKKQTPIDPLDEDFQISYEDMLAQDETQTFRKQQIERALNGLPARQREILYLRFFEKLEYEQIVEVTGVKYQSVVNHVYRATQCLRNQLRNSSTLVTVA, from the coding sequence ATGCAAACCTCAAATCAATCAACGAGACTTTCGCAACTCTGGGATTCAGTGTGTCAGGGAAGTGAGAATTGCTACGCAACCTTCCATTATCACCTCTATCCCGGGCTCATTTCCTACGCACGTGGCCTAGTGTCATATGAAGAGGTGGCAGAAGACCTGGTGCAGGATTTATTTGTCAAAATGTGGGTAAAAAAAGAGCAAATCGGCCGAATCGAGAATGTAAAGGGCTACATGTATCGGGCCATCCGGTCCATCTGTTTTAACCACTTGAAAAGCGCGAAGAAAAAGCAAACGCCAATCGACCCCCTGGATGAAGACTTCCAGATTAGCTATGAAGACATGCTTGCCCAAGACGAAACACAAACTTTCCGTAAACAGCAAATCGAAAGGGCCCTCAATGGACTACCAGCCCGGCAACGCGAAATCCTATACCTCCGATTTTTTGAGAAACTCGAATATGAACAGATCGTCGAGGTTACAGGTGTCAAGTACCAATCCGTGGTGAACCACGTGTATCGCGCAACACAGTGTCTCCGCAACCAGCTCAGGAATTCGTCGACATTGGTAACTGTAGCATAG
- a CDS encoding adenylate/guanylate cyclase domain-containing protein — protein sequence MGHYTEKINRIYILVLIIAYVAGIDVFVCLKLLGIQELTEVNEQGRGALIPLATCMGLIIALGIAWLELKVFIRWKSLSFGKFAFCKYGLIILLATAGCILVFIMYLLILEKRSMPEAFSAVPEFLTSGIFLSILFFVILFSIVLNMIITIYEYLGPHAIVGALLGRYNQPMEEDLTFLFVDLKSSTSIAERMGHSQYSRFIQDSFQLLTDSIYQYNATIYQFVGDSAVLLWSTKAARKTLAPLELYFDFTCNIAHNSKYFIDEFGETPLFKAAIHTGLVTVTEIQTVKKDIVYHGDVLNTCARILEQCSLRKKDLIVSSPIAQWTMTSDRFNTSFIEQLPLRGKTSETAIYSVNRSH from the coding sequence ATGGGCCATTATACAGAAAAAATCAACAGGATATATATACTGGTCTTAATAATTGCCTATGTAGCCGGCATCGATGTTTTTGTTTGCCTTAAATTACTTGGTATCCAAGAATTAACAGAAGTAAATGAACAGGGCCGTGGAGCACTCATCCCCCTTGCGACTTGTATGGGTTTAATAATAGCCCTCGGTATCGCGTGGTTGGAACTTAAAGTCTTCATCCGTTGGAAATCGTTGTCCTTCGGAAAGTTTGCTTTCTGTAAATATGGGCTCATTATACTATTGGCGACAGCAGGCTGCATTTTAGTTTTCATAATGTATTTGCTAATCCTTGAAAAACGTTCAATGCCGGAGGCATTCAGTGCTGTACCGGAGTTCCTTACCTCGGGGATCTTCCTGTCCATACTTTTTTTTGTGATCCTTTTTAGTATTGTCCTGAATATGATAATAACGATCTACGAATATCTCGGACCACACGCCATTGTGGGCGCATTGTTGGGCCGGTATAACCAACCTATGGAAGAAGACCTCACGTTCCTTTTCGTCGACCTCAAATCGTCTACTTCTATTGCTGAGCGGATGGGGCATAGTCAATATAGCCGATTTATCCAAGACAGTTTCCAACTACTCACCGACAGCATATATCAATACAACGCCACCATATATCAATTTGTAGGCGACTCAGCCGTTCTCCTATGGTCGACAAAGGCCGCACGCAAAACACTTGCCCCCCTGGAATTATACTTTGATTTTACCTGCAACATCGCCCACAACAGCAAATACTTCATAGATGAATTTGGTGAGACGCCTTTGTTCAAAGCAGCAATTCATACAGGTCTGGTTACCGTTACAGAGATACAGACCGTAAAGAAAGATATCGTATATCATGGTGATGTACTCAACACGTGCGCCCGAATTCTCGAACAATGCAGTCTTCGAAAGAAAGATTTAATTGTTTCATCCCCCATTGCACAATGGACCATGACATCAGACAGATTCAACACGTCGTTCATTGAACAACTGCCACTTCGCGGCAAAACATCAGAAACAGCTATATATTCTGTCAATCGCAGCCATTAA
- a CDS encoding zinc-binding alcohol dehydrogenase family protein, with translation MKYIVCEQPGRFVLKEKEIPDFESGNALLTVKRVGICGTDLHAFKGNQPFFNYPRILGHELATVVLEVDENEQGITQGSRVVIIPYVNCERCVACRSGRSNCCERIQVLGVHIDGGMQEVISVPSRLLIKADELTLDEITIVEPLAVGAHALRRANVQKTDVIVVMGCGPIGLGIIQLAKYIGARVIAVDINEHRLQVAKEFFEADLAVRESDDDLAKIRDFTGGNLADYVFDATGSRAAIEGGIKFMNHGGAFMLVGLTKGELSFHHPAIHAKESTIMCCRNATREDFIFVMNAIRKKRFNSSAYITRRAAQEEILTGFPDWANPASAEIKVLTRWSE, from the coding sequence ATGAAATACATAGTTTGTGAACAGCCGGGTCGATTCGTTCTAAAGGAGAAAGAGATTCCGGATTTTGAGTCGGGTAATGCGCTGCTTACGGTTAAGCGAGTAGGCATTTGTGGAACTGATTTGCATGCCTTTAAGGGTAATCAGCCGTTTTTTAACTATCCCCGGATATTGGGCCATGAGCTGGCGACGGTCGTTCTTGAAGTCGACGAGAATGAGCAAGGGATCACGCAAGGAAGCAGAGTGGTCATCATTCCGTATGTTAACTGTGAGCGGTGTGTCGCCTGCCGGAGTGGGAGGTCAAATTGCTGTGAACGCATTCAAGTGCTCGGCGTCCATATCGACGGAGGAATGCAAGAGGTGATTTCAGTGCCGTCGCGGCTGCTCATTAAGGCGGATGAGCTGACCCTTGATGAAATAACAATTGTTGAGCCGCTGGCTGTGGGCGCTCATGCCCTTAGGCGGGCGAATGTTCAGAAGACGGATGTTATTGTGGTGATGGGATGTGGACCTATTGGTCTTGGAATTATTCAGCTCGCGAAATACATTGGTGCACGTGTGATTGCTGTGGATATCAATGAACATCGGTTACAGGTTGCCAAAGAATTTTTTGAAGCCGACTTAGCTGTACGCGAGAGTGATGATGATTTGGCAAAGATTAGGGATTTCACTGGCGGTAATCTGGCGGATTATGTTTTTGATGCTACTGGCAGTCGCGCTGCGATAGAAGGTGGGATTAAATTTATGAATCACGGCGGGGCTTTTATGCTAGTCGGGTTGACGAAGGGCGAATTGTCTTTCCATCATCCGGCCATTCATGCAAAGGAATCAACCATTATGTGCTGCAGAAACGCTACCCGTGAGGACTTCATTTTTGTGATGAATGCCATTCGGAAAAAAAGGTTTAATTCGTCAGCCTATATTACGAGGCGCGCGGCGCAGGAGGAGATATTGACCGGTTTTCCTGATTGGGCAAATCCTGCGTCTGCAGAAATCAAAGTGTTGACGAGATGGTCTGAGTGA
- a CDS encoding 3-keto-disaccharide hydrolase: MKKTTFHVILIVSIIALASCYSSEPADEWRNLFNGSDISNWIVKINHHPVGDNYGETFRVEEGMIKVRYDHYKKFDGQFGHLYYKSPFSKFHLSLEYQFIGQVRDDAPANTALNSGVMFHAQDPRTMNVDQGWPICVEMQFLAELEDGQPRPTGNMCSPGTEILFNGKRYESHCLDSSSPSYKPGTWVKADLIVLGDSLITHLINGDTVLQYSKPTIGGGSVEEYNTSEWQPGKALKSGFIALQSEGQPINFRNIKIRLLE; the protein is encoded by the coding sequence TTGAAAAAAACTACATTCCACGTGATTTTGATCGTGTCGATCATTGCGCTGGCTTCGTGCTATTCTTCCGAACCCGCCGATGAATGGAGAAATCTGTTCAACGGAAGTGACATCAGCAACTGGATCGTTAAAATCAATCATCATCCGGTCGGCGATAACTACGGCGAAACATTTCGGGTCGAAGAGGGCATGATCAAAGTTCGATATGATCACTATAAGAAATTCGACGGCCAATTCGGACACCTTTACTACAAGTCCCCTTTTTCAAAATTTCACCTTTCCCTTGAATACCAATTTATCGGACAGGTGCGCGACGACGCGCCAGCAAATACCGCTCTCAATAGCGGCGTCATGTTCCACGCCCAAGACCCCAGAACGATGAACGTGGACCAAGGTTGGCCGATCTGCGTTGAAATGCAGTTCCTGGCTGAGCTGGAAGACGGCCAACCTCGACCGACGGGTAACATGTGCTCACCCGGTACAGAAATACTGTTTAACGGAAAACGATACGAGAGCCACTGCCTTGACTCTTCCTCCCCATCCTACAAACCTGGTACGTGGGTCAAAGCAGATTTAATTGTCTTGGGTGATTCCCTGATTACTCATCTAATCAATGGCGACACGGTACTCCAATATTCCAAACCTACTATCGGCGGTGGATCAGTAGAAGAGTATAACACCAGCGAGTGGCAGCCGGGAAAGGCGTTAAAATCCGGTTTCATCGCTCTTCAAAGCGAAGGACAGCCAATCAATTTCCGCAACATCAAGATACGCCTGCTCGAATGA